One genomic region from Myripristis murdjan chromosome 7, fMyrMur1.1, whole genome shotgun sequence encodes:
- the LOC115361728 gene encoding ice-structuring glycoprotein-like, with amino-acid sequence MSASSSSPTSPKSTPSSTPLSPLPSPLAASPGGSSDAGHGNRSTPKVVKAGKQGKAKKGEAFVPAPIPDECKATSGDKPKPDTPVVQANPAPVKPKEPSPTNKKATAAPAAFKVTSKPAAPAPVSFSDTLASSPPKSVEVKAASPKSAPVVAVVDDDDLPPLIPPEKPVKMPVFTPPVQKEGEKSKPSAEMKSTAGSAPGVHKAEKIAEPPQAATKSAPVEAVKAAPAEAIKPVIEPKSIPVDVAKPSAKTKPTPVEAAKPAAQAKAAPVEAAKPAAQAKPAPTEAAKPAAQAKAAPVEAAKPAAQAKPAPTAAAKPAAQAKAAPVEAAKPAAQAKAATVEAAKPAAQAKAAPVEAAKPAAQAKAAPVEAAKPAAQAKAAPVEAAKPAAQAKAAPVEAAKPAAQAKAAPVEAAKPAAQAKAAPVEAAKPAAQAKAAPVEAAKPAAQAKAAPVEAAKPAAQAKPAPVEAAKPAAQAKAAPVEAAKPAAQAKAAPVEAAKPAAQAKAAPVEAAKPAAQAKAAPVEAAKPAAQAKPAPVEAAKPAAQAKPAPVEAAKPAAQAKPAPIKDVKPAAEPKPVLVEVVDVKPATVKAAKQATEAKHVPVEAAKPAATPATKAAVQPSSAPSKPTPVEPAVAPQASKKLTFAEAVAKPAPVKPEVEVISTPSEPVSAPKPAPTPAKTPAKVEPVIKNDKGIFSFLCLSQLCFPNRQYIMVILQMLKYAIL; translated from the coding sequence AtgtctgcctcttcctcctctcccacctCCCCTAAATCTACTCCATCCTCTACCCCACTCTCACCCCTACCGTCTCCCCTAGCTGCCTCACCTGGAGGCTCTTCTGATGCTGGTCACGGTAATCGCTCCACCCCAAAAGTCGTCAAGGCTGGCAAACAAGGAAAAGCTAAGAAAGGAGAGGCATTTGTGCCTGCTCCTATCCCTGACGAATGCAAGGCCACCTCAGGAGATAAACCCAAGCCAGACACACCTGTAGTTCAGGCTAACCCTGCCCCAGTTAAGCCAAAAGAACCCTCACCCACCAACAAAAAGGCCACTGCAGCCCCTGCTGCTTTTAAAGTTACCTCAAAGCCTGCTGCTCCAGCTCCAGTGTCATTTTCAGATACTCTTGCTTCCAGCCCTCCCAAATCAGTTGAAGTTAAGGCAGCTTCACCAAAATCTGCTCCTGTTGTTGCAGTcgtagatgatgatgatcttcCTCCCCTCATCCCACCTGAGAAGCCAGTCAAGATGCCAGTTTTCACACCCCCTGTTCAGAAAGAGGGTGAAAAATCTAAACCTTCAGCTGAAATGAAGTCGACTGCAGGGTCTGCCCCTGGTGTCCATAAAGCAGAGAAAATTGCTGAGCCTCCTCAAGCTGCTACTAAGTCTGCACCTGTTGAGGCTGTAAAAGCTGCACCAGCAGAGGCTATCAAGCCAGTAATTGAGCCTAAGTCCATACCTGTTGATGTTGCCAAACCTTCTGCCAAGACAAAACCTACTCCTGTTGAGGCTGCCAAACCTGCTGCCCAGGCTAAAGCTGCTCCTGTTGAGGCTGCTAAACCAGCTGCCCAGGCCAAACCTGCACCCACTGAGGCTGCTAAACCAGCTGCCCAGGCTAAAGCTGCTCCCGTTGAGGCTGCTAAACCAGCCGCCCAGGCCAAACCTGCACCCACTGCGGCTGCTAAACCAGCTGCCCAGGCTAAAGCTGCTCCCGTTGAGGCTGCTAAACCAGCTGCCCAGGCCAAAGCTGCTACCGTTGAGGCTGCTAAACCAGCTGCCCAGGCCAAAGCTGCTCCCGTTGAGGCTGCTAAACCAGCTGCCCAGGCCAAAGCTGCTCCTGTTGAGGCGGCTAAACCAGCTGCCCAGGCCAAAGCTGCTCCCGTTGAGGCTGCTAAACCAGCTGCCCAGGCCAAAGCTGCTCCTGTTGAGGCGGCTAAACCAGCTGCCCAGGCCAAAGCTGCTCCCGTCGAGGCGGCTAAACCAGCTGCCCAGGCCAAAGCTGCGCCCGTCGAGGCGGCTAAACCAGCTGCCCAGGCCAAAGCTGCGCCCGTCGAGGCGGCTAAACCAGCTGCCCAGGCCAAAGCTGCGCCCGTCGAGGCGGCTAAACCAGCTGCCCAGGCCAAACCTGCGCCCGTCGAGGCGGCTAAACCAGCTGCCCAGGCCAAAGCTGCGCCCGTCGAGGCTGCTAAACCAGCTGCCCAGGCCAAAGCTGCGCCCGTCGAGGCTGCTAAACCAGCTGCCCAGGCCAAAGCTGCGCCCGTCGAGGCTGCTAAACCAGCTGCCCAGGCCAAAGCTGCGCCCGTCGAGGCTGCTAAACCAGCTGCCCAGGCCAAACCTGCGCCCGTCGAGGCTGCTAAACCAGCTGCCCAGGCCAAACCTGCGCCCGTCGAGGCTGCTAAACCAGCTGCCCAGGCCAAACCTGCGCCTATCAAGGATGTCAAACCGGCTGCTGAACCTAAACCTGTTCTTGTTGAGGTCGTTGATGTCAAACCAGCTACTGTTAAGGCTGCTAAGCAAGCCACCGAGGCCAAGCATGTGCCTGTTGAGGCTGCTAAGCCGGCTGCCACTCCTGCTACCAAAGCAGCAGTGCAGCCATCATCTGCTCCCTCCAAGCCCACTCCTGTTGAGCCAGCTGTTGCTCCCCAAGCAAGCAAGAAGCTCACATTTGCGGAGGCAGTTGCAAAACCTGCCCCTGTTAAACCTGAGGTTGAGGTAATTAGTACGCCATCCGAACCTGTTTCAGCACCCAAACCTGCCCCCACACCTGCTAAAACCCCAGCCAAGGTGGAACCTGTGATCAAGAATGACAAGGgtattttctcctttctctgtttgtcCCAACTGTGTTTTCCCAATCGTCAATACattatggtaattttacagATGCTTAAATATGCCATTCTTTAA